The genomic region AGAGATCGAAACCCCTCAAGATTGGGAGAACGATTGGAAAACTCCCAAGAAAAAAACGGAGTGGTAAAGGGGATAGCGCCGTAGGGGCGGCAGATTTTTGAAGGTTCGCCCCTACGGTGCACTTAGGAAAGGTCCGCCAACCAGTTCAAAATTGCTTCATTGACGATTTCCGGGCGTTCGTCGTGAGGACAATGTCCGGTTTTCGGGATCGAGATAAACTCCAACGGTAGCGATTCACGGCGATCTTGAAATACCTGACTTCCGGCGATCGGAGTCCACGGGTCGTCCTCACCCCACAGAACCAATAAGGGACGGTCCACTTTGTCTAAAAACGTGGCGGGGGGTTCTCCCGGGGGCGCCGTCAAAATCGACGCGAACACCGATTGCGCCCCCGGATCGCACGACGGACGATAGAGGAGTTCGACGAGTTCTTCCGTCACGGCTTCGCGATTCCCGTACACTTGGCGCAAGGTGTTGCGAATCCGGTGTTTTTGGCGAATCCGATTAAAAATAAACGGGCCGAAGGTCGGCGAACTGACTAATTTTGTAAAGGTTCCCATGACGACGCGCAAGGGAAAATAGAGTTCTTCCGGTCGGTGGTTGAGTCCTCCGGCGCAGTTAATCAAGACGCCACCGAGAGATTTTTCTGGAGAATTGGCGACGGTCATCAAACTGAGTAAAGCGCCAATCGAGTTCCCGACAAACACCGCAGGTTCTCGGACTTGTTCGCGCCAAAAGTCGCCGATCAGCTCTTCCCACAGTTCCAAACTGTAGGCGATCGCCGCCTTGTCCGACCCCCCAAATCCGAGCAAGTCTAAAGCAAAAACCCGATAACCGCCGCCAGCGAGGACGCCGATGTTTTTGCGCCAGTGACCGATGGACGCACCGAATCCGTGAATGAGAACTAACGGGCGCCCGCTTCCTTTGACGGTGTACTGGATTTGATGCCCCTTCCAGGTCCAAGTGAGTTTTTCTAAAGGTTCAGCCGAGGTCAGCTCTTGAGTTAGCACAGCCTATTTTGTTAAGTTTCGTAAATACCTTATTAATTGTAACGCAGGGGATCCGTCGTGCGCGCGTCCCGTGGGCTTGCGATCGCAAAATCATCGCAAAATCATGAAGATGACCGTTCTGTTGCCCTCTAAAATCTAAAATCTCCAATCTCCAATCTCATGACACCAACGACTACACCAACTCGACTACAACGCCGTTACGCCGTGATTGGAACCGGGGCGATCGGTGGTTTTTATGGTGCTAAATTACAACAAGCTGGGTTTGACGTTCATTTTCTGCTCAATCGCGATTATCAATGGGTGCGCGATCGCGGCTTAGTGGTTGAATCGGTCAATGGCGATTTCACCTTACCCGAAGTAAACGCCTATCAACAGCCCCAAAAAATGCCAAAATGCGATGTTGTTATTGTTGCTTTAAAAACGACGGCCAATCATTTATTACCGGAATTATTACCGCCTGTTGTTAAAGAAAATGGGGTCGTTGTACTGCTTCAAAATGGGTTGGGGGCAGAAGAAGAAGTCGCGCAAATTGTCGGCAGCGATCGCGTGATGGGGGGTTTATGTTTTATTTGTTCTAATAAGATCGGCCCGGGACATATTCGCCATTCGGATTATGGCGCGATCGAATTGGGAGATTATGACGAAAGTTACCGTGCGCGCGGGATTACGGATAGAATGCAGGCGATCGCCGGAGATTTCGATCGGGCGGGAATTACGATCCTAGATTCCGAAGATTTGCTCGCATCTCGTTGGAAAAAATTAGTTTGGAATATTCCTTTTAATGGGTTGTCGGTGATTCTCGATGCTAAAACTGATGCACTGATCGCCGATCGCGCGACCCGATCTTTAGCCGAAGATTTAATGCAAGAAGTCGTCAACGGGGCGGCAGCTCACGATCGCGCGATCGCCCCCGAATTCGTACAAGAAATGCTCGATAAAACAGTAAAAATGAAGCCCTATTTAACGAGCATGAAATTAGATTACGATCGCCGACAACCGTTAGAAATTGAGGCGATTTTTGGGAATCCCCTCAAAAAAGCGGCTAAAGTTGGGGTAAGATTACCCAAAATTGAAACTCTTTACCAACAACTTGTATTTCTCGACCGTCGCAATCGTCGTTAAAGTCTATTTTTGACGGAGAAATCATTAATATTTGTACTCCCTCGCGATCGCGATGTTACCCTAACAACAAAGGGAGACGGGCGATCGGTGGGGGACGTCATGTTTAAGCGAATCCAATGGATTGATATTTGGAAAGGAATCGGGATTGCGACGGTAGTGGTCGGTCATGTGGTCGATCCCGATAGTTTAACTCACGATTATATTTTTTGGTTCCACATGCCCCTATTCTTCTTTATAAGCGGGCATTTATACCGACAGCAATACTATTTTAAAAATTACTTCAGGCGCAAATTTCGTCATTTAATTATTCCTTATATTTCCTTTTTATTTCTCTTCAGCATTCCAGAATATTTTGTCTATTTTTTGCAATTTGTTCGCGATCCGAGTCTTTCACTGATTTGGGATACATTAATTGTGACCCTTCGTAAAATTTACGGCGGGCGATCGCTCAGTCTCTGGTTTGATGTCTTTTGGTTTATTACTTGTTTGTTTTTTACTCAGCAAATTTATAACTTACTTTATCTAAAATACAAGCGAAGAAAGCAATTTTTATTTTTAATCATATTGGGCTGTTACGGATTGGCTTTATTCGACTCTTATTTTTTAGAAAATTGGCGATTTCCCTGGAATCTTAATGTAGTGGCGATCGCCTTATCGTTTTATGCTTTAGGTCATTTCACCTCTCGATTGACAGCCAATAAATACTTTTTTTTGGTCGCGGCGGCGATCGTGGCGATCGTGGCAATTTTCGCCGATCGCTCTTTAGGATGGAATTTGGATTTTGATATGAAATACAAAGATTATGGTATTCCTCTATTGAGTTGGACGATCGCGATCGCGGGAATTACGATGACCTATAACCTGGTGAAGGCGATCGATTCGACGACCTATTTGGGGGTTGTCTTTGCCGAATTAGGTAAAGCCTCGATGGCGATTATGTATTTACACCAACCGATCCAGTTTACACTATTAAAATACTCTATTTTTCAAAATCCGCTATGGCGATCTCTGGTGACTTTAATCTTTTCTTATTTGATCTATCGCTTACTGGCGCGATCGTTGTTATTGCGAAAACTATTTTT from Oxynema aestuarii AP17 harbors:
- a CDS encoding putative 2-dehydropantoate 2-reductase; this translates as MTPTTTPTRLQRRYAVIGTGAIGGFYGAKLQQAGFDVHFLLNRDYQWVRDRGLVVESVNGDFTLPEVNAYQQPQKMPKCDVVIVALKTTANHLLPELLPPVVKENGVVVLLQNGLGAEEEVAQIVGSDRVMGGLCFICSNKIGPGHIRHSDYGAIELGDYDESYRARGITDRMQAIAGDFDRAGITILDSEDLLASRWKKLVWNIPFNGLSVILDAKTDALIADRATRSLAEDLMQEVVNGAAAHDRAIAPEFVQEMLDKTVKMKPYLTSMKLDYDRRQPLEIEAIFGNPLKKAAKVGVRLPKIETLYQQLVFLDRRNRR
- a CDS encoding acyltransferase family protein gives rise to the protein MFKRIQWIDIWKGIGIATVVVGHVVDPDSLTHDYIFWFHMPLFFFISGHLYRQQYYFKNYFRRKFRHLIIPYISFLFLFSIPEYFVYFLQFVRDPSLSLIWDTLIVTLRKIYGGRSLSLWFDVFWFITCLFFTQQIYNLLYLKYKRRKQFLFLIILGCYGLALFDSYFLENWRFPWNLNVVAIALSFYALGHFTSRLTANKYFFLVAAAIVAIVAIFADRSLGWNLDFDMKYKDYGIPLLSWTIAIAGITMTYNLVKAIDSTTYLGVVFAELGKASMAIMYLHQPIQFTLLKYSIFQNPLWRSLVTLIFSYLIYRLLARSLLLRKLFLGNHHKTYRLNAL
- a CDS encoding alpha/beta fold hydrolase, with product MLTQELTSAEPLEKLTWTWKGHQIQYTVKGSGRPLVLIHGFGASIGHWRKNIGVLAGGGYRVFALDLLGFGGSDKAAIAYSLELWEELIGDFWREQVREPAVFVGNSIGALLSLMTVANSPEKSLGGVLINCAGGLNHRPEELYFPLRVVMGTFTKLVSSPTFGPFIFNRIRQKHRIRNTLRQVYGNREAVTEELVELLYRPSCDPGAQSVFASILTAPPGEPPATFLDKVDRPLLVLWGEDDPWTPIAGSQVFQDRRESLPLEFISIPKTGHCPHDERPEIVNEAILNWLADLS